A single window of Leishmania infantum JPCM5 genome chromosome 35 DNA harbors:
- a CDS encoding putative NADH-dependent fumarate reductase: MSRVAPSVNRVVIIGSGLAGQSAAIEAAREGAKEVVLIEKEARLGGNSAKATSGINGWGTAVQKAAGVHDSGELFEKDTFVSGKGGTCRPELVRTLSDHSAEAIEWLSSFGIPLTAITQLGGASRKRCHRAPDKPDGTPLPIGSTIVRALENYIRTNLSGTVLIETNARLISLIHSKEGGVEVVQGITYATQTGSGEEQTRELQARAVILATGGFSNDHTPNSLLQQYAPQLSSFPTTNGVWATGDGVKAARELGVKLVDMDKVQLHPTGLLNPKDPNAKTLFLGPEALRGSGGVLLNKNGERFVNELGLRSVVSQAIIAQNNVYPGTESRRYAYCVLNDAAADAFGRSSLNFYWKKMGLFSEVADVAALAALIGCPEETLMHTLSEYEKISSGRKPCPKSGKEVFPCVLGTQGPYYVALVTPSIHYTMGGCLISPAAEILNEQMHPILGLFGAGEVTGGVHGGNRLGGNSLLECVVFGRIAGRQAARHLGTAVS; the protein is encoded by the coding sequence ATGTCTCGAGTAGCCCCTTCAGTAAACCGGGTCGTCATCATCGGCAGCGGACTTGCAGGGCAGTCCGCAGCGATCGAGGCCGCCCGCGAGGGCGCTAAGGAAGTTGTCCTCATTGAGAAGGAAGCGCGGCTGGGCGGCAACAGTGCCAAGGCCACGTCTGGCATCAACGGCTGGGGCACGGCAGTGCAGAaggccgccggcgtgcacgacagcggcgaaCTCTTTGAAAAGGATACGTTCGTCTCTGGCAAGGGTGGCACCTGTCGGCCAGAGTTGGTGCGGACGCTGTCCGACCACAGTGCAGAAGCCATCGAGTGGCTCTCTTCGTTTGGCATCCCGCTGACCGCCATCACGCAACTCGGCGGTGCGAGTCGCAAGCGCTGCCACCGTGCCCCAGACAAGCCGGACGGGACTCCGCTGCCGATCGGTTCCACGattgtgcgtgcgctggagAACTACATCCGCACAAACCTGTCCGGCACCGTGCTCATCGAAACCAATGCGCGTCTCATCTCACTGATACACAGTAAGGAGGGCGgcgtggaggtggtgcaaGGCATCACGTATGCCACGCAAACTGGAAGCGGCGAGGAGCAGACTCGCGAACTACAGGCCCGTGCCGTCATTCTCGCCACGGGCGGCTTCTCGAACGACCACACGCCCAActcgctcctgcagcagtaCGCGCCGCAACTGTCGTCCTTCCCCACCACCAACGGTGTATGGgccaccggcgacggtgtAAAGGCGGCACGTGAGCTGGGCGTAAAGCTGGTGGACATGGAcaaggtgcagctgcacccgACCGGTCTGCTGAATCCGAAAGACCCGAACGCCAAGACACTATTCCTCGGCcccgaggcgctgcgtggcTCCGGTGGCGTGCTGCTGAACAAGAACGGCGAGCGCTTCGTGAACGAGCTGGGCCTGCGCTCCGTCGTGTCGCAGGCGATTATCGCGCAGAACAACGTCTACCCCGGCACAGAGAGTCGCCGCTACGCGTACTGCGTACTGAacgacgcggctgctgacGCGTTTGGTCGCAGTTCGCTGAACTTCTACTGGAAAAAGATGGGGCTCTTTTCTGAGGTTGccgacgtcgccgcgctTGCGGCTCTCATCGGATGTCCGGAAGAAACCTTGATGCACACGCTCTCCGAGTACGAGAAGATCTCCAGCGGCCGAAAACCGTGCCCGAAGAGTGGAAAAGAAGTGTTCCCTTGTGTGCTGGGTACTCAAGGGCCCTACTACGTTGCCCTCGTCACGCCGTCGATCCACTACACCATGGGTGGCTGCCTCATCTCACCTGCAGCAGAGATCCTGAATGAGCAGATGCACCCGATTCTTGGTCTCTTTGGCGCTGGCGAGGTGACGGGCGGCGTGCACGGTGGCAACCGTCTCGGCGGCAACTCGCTGCTGGAGTGTGTCGTGTTCGGTCGCATTGCTGGGCGTCAAGCTGCACGCCACCTCGGCACAGCGGTGTCTTAG
- a CDS encoding putative pre-mRNA splicing factor ATP-dependent RNA helicase codes for MEAKPSSRNPLTGKEYSSRYFTLLKGRERLPIFAAKSRIQKLVSQYQTLLLVGETGSGKTTQVPQYILELNPEHGIACTQPRRVAATSVSERVAEEMDVELGEEVGYSIRFDDKSSEKTRLKYLTDGMLLREAMTDPLLSCYSVIVLDEAHERTVSTDILIGTLKELLPKRPDLRIVVMSATLEEKRFQEYFSEAPLVHISGRMYGVEVYNSKAPEANYVEAAIRTATQIHLYEGEGDILIFLTGEDEIETTVERLQNGIRMAEHSSANCHHGPVAVLPLYSSLPPSQQRKVFQTVPEGTRKIVVATNVAETSLTIEGVVFVIDCGFSKQKVFNPKLRVESLLVTPISQASARQRCGRAGRTRPGKCFRLYTAKSFHSALQPNTYPEILRCNLGSIVLHMKKMGIEDLVNFDFVEPPAPETLMRALELLNYLGALDDDGNLTEEGNLMSEFPVDPEMASMLFHSPKFGSSEDIARICAMLSVQNPFITPSNDQRGRAMRCREQFYHPTGDHISYLNIFNVFYEMKNQSSSWCTENYINPRVMKQAVNIYRQLVGILRRLSLPICSTYTAQQRRVQGDDAPAELEFANEVRRAIVKGYFTKVALSLPTKHQFMTLKDDVKCLLFPSTYLNRRPKFVVFNELVLTSNTYIRTVTAVSEDWLLESSPSYFAQDEFEGITKQVFDEIFRRQGKEKERRSKRARTPSDD; via the coding sequence ATGGAGGCGAAGCCCAGCAGCCGTAATCCTTTAACAGGAAAGGAATACAGCTCCCGGTACTTTACTCTTTTGAAAGGGCGCGAGCGGCTCCCTATTTTTGCAGCCAAGTCGCGTATTCAAAAGCTGGTGAGCCAGTATCAGACGCTGCTTCTTGTTGGAGAGACAGGCAGTGGAAAGACAACTCAGGTTCCTCAATACATTTTGGAGCTCAATCCGGAGCACGGAATTGCCtgcacgcagccgcggcgtgtCGCGGCAACAAGCGTGAGTGAGCGCGTGGCTGAAGAGATGGATGTGGAGCTCGGCGAGGAGGTAGGCTACTCTATTCGTTTCGATGACAAGAGTTCCGAGAAAACACGACTGAAATACCTGACAGATGGTATGCTTCTGCGCGAGGCGATGACGGATCCACTGCTGAGTTGCTACAGTGTCATTGTTCTCGATGAAGCTCACGAGCGCACTGTATCGACAGACATTTTGATCGGCACCTTGAAGGAGCTTCTTCCAAAAAGACCGGATCTTCGCATTGTAGTGATGTCTGCAACCCTCGAAGAAAAGCGCTTTCAGGAGTATTTTTCCGAGGCGCCGCTTGTCCATATTTCCGGCCGTATGTATGGTGTTGAGGTGTACAACTCAAAGGCACCTGAAGCTAACTATGTGGAAGCGGCCATTCGCACAGCAACGCAGATTCATCTCTACGAAGGCGAGGGCGACATCCTTATTTTTTTGACTGGCGAAGATGAAATCGAAACGACTGTGGAACGCCTGCAAAACGGTATCAGGATGGcagagcacagcagcgccaactGCCACCACGGGCCCGTTGCAGTCTTGCCCTTGTACTCCTCCCTACccccgtcgcagcagcgaaaGGTGTTTCAGACAGTTCCGGAGGGAACGCGCAAGATAGTTGTGGCGACAAACGTGGCCGAAACTTCATTGACAATCGAAGGCGTTGTTTTTGTGATTGACTGCGGCTTTTCGAAGCAAAAAGTTTTCAATCCGAAGCTTCGAGTGGAATCGCTGCTTGTAACGCCAATCAGCCAAGCGAGTgctcggcagcgctgcggtcgTGCTGGGCGTACGAGGCCAGGAAAATGCTTTCGACTCTATACGGCAAAATCTTTTCACTCTGCTCTGCAGCCCAACACGTACCCTGAAATTCTTCGTTGCAACCTCGGCAGTATTGTTTTGCATATGAAAAAAATGGGTATTGAGGATTTGGTGAACTTCGACTTTGTggagccgccggcgcctgaGACGCTGATGCGCGCGTTGGAGTTGCTCAATTACCTCGGCGCATTGGATGACGACGGCAATCTGACAGAGGAGGGGAATTTGATGTCAGAGTTTCCGGTCGATCCGGAAATGGCATCAATGCTTTTTCACAGCCCTAAGTTTGGATCTTCTGAGGATATTGCACGAATTTGTGCTATGCTGTCGGTGCAAAATCCATTCATCACTCCCTCAAATGATCAGCGAGGCCGTGCAATGCGGTGCCGCGAACAGTTCTACCATCCAACAGGGGACCACATTTCGTACCTGAACATCTTTAATGTGTTCTACGAGATGAAGAACCAGAGCTCCTCTTGGTGCACAGAGAACTACATCAATCCTCGGGTTATGAAGCAGGCGGTCAACATTTACCGCCAACTTGTCGGAATCTTGCGACGTCTGAGTTTGCCTATTTGCAGCACGTacacagcgcagcagcggcgcgtgcagGGTGATGACGCTCCAGCGGAGTTGGAATTCGCAAACGAGGTGCGTCGCGCCATAGTGAAAGGGTACTTCACAAAGGtggcgctctctcttccgaCAAAGCACCAGTTTATGACGCTTAAAGACGATGTTAAGTGCCTTCTTTTTCCATCGACATACCTGAACCGCCGCCCCAAATTTGTGGTATTTAACGAGCTAGTCCTCACGAGCAACACGTATATTAGAACGGTAACAGCTGTCTCCGAAGACTGGCTGCTCGAGTCGAGCCCTTCGTACTTCGCCCAGGATGAGTTTGAAGGTATTACGAAGCAAGTTTTTGATGAGATTTTCCGAAGGCAAGGCAAGGAGAAAGAGCGTCGTTCGAAACGAGCACGGACACCCAGTGATGACTAG
- a CDS encoding putative short chain dehydrogenase, with product MKSVFITGGNRGIGLETARQMGKLGYYVIISCRDEEKAKTAIEKVSAEGVKADYVIMDVVDESSVAKAAAEVSKKVNGVLDALINNAGYAAPSGDMSRVNLDEMRRCYEVNVIGTVCVTNHFLEMVKKSSAGRIVNVGSIMGSCQLEVAALSHTPYNCSKAALNMYTVNLASSLKDTNVKANCAHPGWVKTDMGGAKAPLEVTEGAETSVYLATLPADGPTGGFFHKCDRLPW from the coding sequence atGAAGTCCGTGTTCATCACCGGCGGGAACCGCGGGATCGGACTGGAGACGGCGCGCCAGATGGGCAAGCTTGGCTACTATGTAATCATTAGCTGCCGCGAtgaggagaaggcgaagaccGCCATTGAGAAGGTATCCGCAGAGGGTGTGAAGGCTGACTACGTAATCATGGATGTGGTGGACGAATCCTCTGTTGCGAAGGCAGCTGCGGAGGTGTCCAAGAAGGTCAACGGCGTTCTCGATGCGCTCATCAATAACGCTGGATATGCCGCTCCTTCTGGTGACATGAGCCGCGTCAACCTCGATGAGATGCGGAGGTGCTATGAGGTGAACGTGATCGGCACTGTATGCGTGACAAACCACTTCCTGGAAATGGTGAAGAAGTCGTCCGCTGGTCGGATTGTGAACGTTGGGTCCATCATGGGGAGCTGCCAGCTGGAAGTCGCTGCTCTGAGCCACACTCCATACAACTGCTCGAAGGCTGCCCTGAACATGTACACTGTGAATCTGGCAAGCTCGCTGAAGGATACGAATGTGAAAGCGAATTGCGCTCATCCCGGGTGGGTGAAGACGGACATGGGCGGCGCCAAAGCACCATTGGAAGTCACTGAGGGAGCGGAGACGAGCGTGTACCTCGCCACGCTGCCGGCCGATGGCCCCACCGGCGGGTTCTTCCACAAGTGCGATCGTCTGCCCTGGTAG
- a CDS encoding putative short chain dehydrogenase: protein MSAPKKVALVTGANRGIGFATARRLGELGFKVLLGARDVKRGEEAVNTLRNDKLDVDLLLMTPTEHASVEAAVQKVEADYKRLDVLINNAALMDFDNKVFPLNIQRMRDEFEINFFATVDITNSFLPLMLRSSEAPRLVFVSTPLGTHETVDRPQNKYAHPNLTAYKCTKSAVNMYAHNLAKYLENYSEEAGGSAASAKVNCCYPGYVQTDMCFNSTEAHFTPYEGAETSVWLATLPADGPTGGFYHRAKKLPW, encoded by the coding sequence ATGTCCGCTCCGAAAAAGGTGGCGCTTGTGACTGGTGCCAACCGTGGGATTGGATTTGCGACTGCTCGTCGCCTTGGTGAGCTTGGTTTCAAGGTACTTCTCGGCGCACGTGATGTAAagcgcggcgaggaggctgtCAACACGCTGCGTAACGACAAGCTGGATGTGGACTTGCTGCTGATGACGCCGACGGAGCACGCCTCTGTGGAGGCCGCTGTGCAGAAGGTTGAAGCTGACTACAAACGCCTCGATGTGCTAATCAACAACGCGGCTCTCATGGATTTCGACAACAAGGTGTTCCCCTTGAACATCCAGCGCATGCGCGATGAGTTCGAGATCAACTTCTTTGCCACCGTGGACATCACAAACAGTTTCCTCCCGCTGATGCTGCGGTCTTCGGAGGCGCCGCGTCTAGTGTTTGTGTCGACGCCGCTTGGAACGCATGAGACGGTGGACCGCCCGCAGAACAAGTACGCCCACCCCAACTTGACAGCGTATAAGTGCACCAAGTCCGCTGTCAACATGTACGCGCACAACCTTGCCAAGTACCTCGAGAACTACTCTGAGGAGgctggtggcagcgccgcttctgcgAAGGTGAACTGCTGCTACCCTGGCTACGTTCAAACTGATATGTGCTTCAACTCTACGGAGGCACACTTCACTCCCTACGAGGGCGCTGAGACGAGCGTGTGGCTCGCCACCCTGCCGGCGGATGGGCCGACCGGCGGCTTCTACCACCGTGCCAAGAAGCTACCATGGTAG
- a CDS encoding thioredoxin-like protein: MLKVSSKEHYAEIKKKAEGSLGLVVHFSATWCEPCTAVNEHLIKQATEYGDNVVFAEVDCGELGDVCEAEGVESVPFVAYFRTPLVGDDRRVERVADVAGAKFDQIDMNTHSLFGEKGGNGVQQKDFATVDDYLHYLTKRPGVVMFITGTPSRPRCGFTGRLCELVHQLGVPFIYYDVMTSDAVCERLKIYANWPTYPQVYVDGELIGGWDICRELSDEGELKSTLKR, translated from the coding sequence ATGCTCAAGGTCAGCTCGAAAGAGCACTACGCTGAGATCAAGAAGAAGGCCGAAGGCTCGTTGGGGCTTGTCGTACACTTTAGCGCCACCTGGTGTGAGCCCTGCACTGCCGTCAATGAACACCTTATCAAGCAAGCTACCGAGTACGGCGACAACGTTGTCTTTGCTGAGGTAGATTGCGGCGAATTGGGCGACGTgtgcgaggcggagggggtggagtCGGTTCCATTCGTCGCGTACTTCCGCACCCCGCTTGTCGGCGATGACCGTCGCGTCGAGCGCGTGGCGGATGTAGCTGGCGCAAAGTTCGACCAGATCGACATGAACACTCACTCCCTGTTTGGCGAGAAGGGTGGCAACGGGGTTCAGCAGAAGGACTTTGCCACAGTGGACGATTACCTGCACTACCTCACGAAGCGGCCTGGGGTGGTAATGTTCATCACCGGCACGCCATCCCGTCCGCGCTGCGGCTTTACTGGTCGGCTGTGTGAGCTGGTACATCAGCTTGGCGTCCCCTTCATCTACTACGACGTCATGACGAGCGACGCGGTGTGCGAGCGCCTCAAGATATACGCCAACTGGCCGACGTATCCGCAGGTATACGTAGACGGTGAACTGATCGGTGGGTGGGACATCTGCCGTGAGCTGAGCGACGAGGGCGAACTGAAGTCGACTTTAAAGCGCTGA
- a CDS encoding putative ubiquitin-conjugating enzyme e2 — MALRRIQKELKDLEKDPPANTSGGPVSESDLFNWKATIIGPEDSPYAGGLFFLNIHFPSDYPFKPPKLQFTTKIYHPNINNNGGICLDILKDQWSPALTISKVLLSVCSLLTDPNPDDPLVPDIARQYKTDRNAFNKTAAEWTRQYAM; from the coding sequence atgGCACTTCGCCGCATCCAGAAGGAGCTGAAGGACCTCGAAAAGGATCCGCCAGCGAACACGAGCGGCGGACCGGTCAGCGAGAGTGACCTCTTTAATTGGAAGGCCACCATCATTGGCCCGGAGGACTCACCATACGCAGGTGGTCTCTTCTTTCTCAACATCCACTTCCCTTCTGACTACCCGTTCAAGCCGCCGAAGCTACAGTTCACAACCAAGATCTACCACCCGAACATAAACAACAACGGCGGCATCTGCCTTGATATTCTCAAGGACCAGTGGTCACCGGCGCTGACGATCTCGAAGGTTTTGCTGTCCGTGTGCTCTCTGCTGACGGACCCCAACCCCGACGATCCGCTGGTACCGGATATCGCGCGCCAGTACAAGACTGATAGGAACGCCTTCAACAAGACAGCCGCCGAGTGGACTCGTCAGTATGCCATGTAG
- a CDS encoding histone H4 gives MAKGKRSADAKGSQKRQKKVLRDNIRGITRGCVRRMARRGGVKRISSEIYEEVRRVLKAYVEDIVRCSTAYTEYARKKTVTACDVVNALRKKGHILYGYA, from the coding sequence ATGGCCAAGGGCAAGCGCTCCGCTGATGCCAAGGGCAGCCAGAAGCGCCagaagaaggtgctgcgcgacaacATCCGAGGCATCACTCGCGGCTGCGTCCGCCGCAtggcgcgccgcggtggcgtgaAGCGCATCTCGAGCGAGATCTACGAagaggtgcgccgcgtgctgaaGGCCTACGTGGAGGACAttgtgcgctgcagcacggcctaCACCGAGTATGCGCGCAAGAAGACCGTGACGGCGTGCGATGTTGTgaacgcgctgcgcaagaaAGGCCACATCCTCTACGGCTATGCGTAA